The Elusimicrobia bacterium HGW-Elusimicrobia-1 nucleotide sequence AGACGAAGTTGTCGATAGATTTCGGTTTTCACGGCGACAGGTACGGAATGCCCGGCGCTTTAAGCGAGGCGGACTGGGACAAGGGAAATCTTACGAAGGCGGCCTCGACGAGAAACGAGGCGGGAACGAATGATTCCTACGCGCAGATTTCTTTGGGAGCGACAGTAACTCCGCGATTCGACAACGAAGTCATCCTGTCGTTCAGGAGCCGCACAGCGGCATCGTACTGGAGAGATTACTACGACCCTATATGGTTTCCGAATCCCGGCGAACAGCGCAAGACCGAAACTTTCGGAGCGCTCAATAAGGCGTTATTCGCGGATGCGCCCGTCGGCAGCGTCACTTGCGGTGTGGAGGCGTATTTCGCGGGTCAGACGGTTGTTGACCTCGATGTAAACGACGTGCCTGTGCCCGGCTCGACGGCTCTCAGGAAAAACACACTGTCCGTTTATGCCGAGGACGAAATAAAACTTCTGGGCGATGATCTCAGAATTATCGGCGGCGCAAGATACGAAATGGCCGCGTTTTCCTTTGAGACGGCCGGTTCGGACGAAATGAAAATATCTTCGCCTGTGGCGGCATATTCTCTCGGAGCGAATTATCTTGTCGACGAGAAAACTTCGGTCTACGCCAAATGGGCGACGGCGTTCCGCGCCCCGACCGTGGACGAATACTACAGCGTATGGGGCGGTCTCAACGCATCGCTGGTCAATCAGGCGACCAAATCCGTCGAGCTGGGAGTAAAAAAGATTTTCGGACGGACGGTGTCGGGAAATCTTTCCGTTTTTCAAACGGATACCGAGAATGAAATATATTTCAATCCCTTCGACCCTGTTACATTTACAGGCGGAGCCAACGAAAACTATCCGGCAACGCGCCGCACAGGCGCCGAACTGGGCGCAGTGTATTCGCCGTCGAAAATATACTCGCTGAAAGCGAATTACACCTACACCGACGCGAAAATCACCGGCGGAGATTACAAGGATTCCGTTGTGCCCGCAGTTCCGGCGCATTCCGCATCTTTGATAAACACTCTGACATCGGGAAGATACGTCGTGAGTATGTCGGGTAATTACGTCGGTGAAAGATATTTCATCAGCGACCAGAAAAACGTTTCCCCGCAACTGCCGGCCCACGTTCGCGCCGACGTCAAGGCGTCTTACTCTCTTGACGGCGTAAAGATATTCGCAGGCGTCAATAATATTCTTGACGCGAAATATTCCGAGTACGGAGTGTCCAACATTGCCGGCACGGCGAGAAATTACTATCCTTCGCCCGCCAGAAACTTCTTCGGCGGAATAGAGGTGGTATTTTAAGTTTCATATATCAGTGATTTTGTAGCGGGCGCATTGCTATGCGCCACTATTGCGGGATAGCAATCCCACCGCTACATAGCGGTAAAAAAATCCCCCTGTATCCCCCTTTATAAAGGGGGAATGAACAACAGGTATAAAAACATCACCTTTTGGAGGAGAGGGTTGAGAGGGAAATCTGATTCCTTCTTTGAAAAAGGGAGCTGAGAGAAAAATCGGCTTCCCCCTTAGAAAAGGGGGCAAGGGGGTTGTGTTTTTCTCGGCGATTTTACAACCCCCGTACCCCCTCCGATGCCTTCGGATACGGAGTCTGCGACTTTGTTAAGGGGGAATTAACTATTGTCCGACGACCCCGCCGTAGTCTGGCGGGGCGGCGGAGTTTGAAACCGCCTCAAAAATCCTGACTCATAGGCAGCGGGGTTTGGGGAAATAGACAAGAAAAAGAAACAAGAAAAGAAAGTTTGTGGTTTTGAGGAAAACAGACAAAAAAAATACGTTTGTGTCAGAGAGGTATCATTATGCACAAAGAAATTCCCAAAGAAGAATTTTACCGCCTCATCAACCACGGCCCCTGCGTCATAATATCGTCGGGCGATGACAAAAAAGCCAATATCGCTCCGGTGGCCTGGAAAATGCCGCTTAACGACGACCCGCCTCTTGTCGCCGTGGCCTTGTCCGAAGACGGATATACCGCCGAATTAATTTCGGCGACCGGAACATTTGTCGTCAACGTTCCGGATTCGGATTTGCTTGCCTCTCTTCTGGGCGCGGGCAAGGTGTCGGGCCGCGATACCGATAAAATAAAGCGGTTCGGCGCGCGAATGGCCAATGGGGAAAAAATAAAAACGCCCCATCTCGCCGACGCCGTCGGATGGATTGAGTGCGAGACACGCGACAAAAGGATTTACGAAGGAGTGGCGCTTTTTACGGCGAAGGTCTTATACGCCGCCGTCGACGACGGGGCATACGACGGCTATCTGGATCCCTCGAAGCGTCCGACGGTTCACCACTTGGGCGGCGGATGGTTCGCGCAGGCGACAAAAAGAATAAAGCTTTAAGCGCCGCGTTTTTTGCGGATAGACAGGACGGATATCGCCGCGATGTATCCCAGCAGCGAACCGGCTGCGACATCGGTGGGGAAGTGGACTCCGGTGTAGACGCGCGAAACGGCTATGAGCGCGGCGACGCAGTAGAAAAGCGGGCGAAATCTGCCGATTTTTGCCGACAGATACGTCGCCGCGGCGAAGGCCGTCGCCGAATGTCCCGACGGAAACGAGCGCCAGTGAAGGTCGGCGCCAAGGACGTTGCGCAGCTGCGGAAGATTGCTTATGCCGCCCAGCGGACGCGGACGGTTGAAGAAAAATTTTATCACTTGCGCGACGGCTCCCGCCGCGATGACCGCCGCCATCGCCCAGAAAAAATCCTTCCAAAAATTCCTGCCGGCGGTCTCGCGGTTCAGATATAACGCCAGCGCGATAAGGCCGGCCGCCGCAAAGCCGTTGCCCAGATGAGTTATCACGGTCATCACGACGTCGGCGGCATCGGAACCCATCCGGACGTTCAGAAAAACCGTGACGGCGTCGTCGAAACGCTGTATCGCGCCGAAAATATTCATCGCTAAACCTCAGTCGTACCTGCCCAGCATATAATTAATCCTGATTCTTACGAGTTCGACAAGCATTTTGACGGAATCCCTCACGGCGCTCACCCGCGTGTTGGGATTGTTTATCCATCTTACCGGGACCTCGACTACGCCGAAGCCCTTTTTCTGCGCCAGAAATATTATTTCCGCGTCGAAGGCGAAACCGTCGATGCGAGAGAGCGCGAAAAGTTTTTTGGCGGCATTTTTGCGAAAAAGTTTGAAGCCGCACTGAGAGTCCTTTATCCTTCCGAACGTCAGCGTTCTGGCTATTTTATTAAAGACCTTTCCCATCATCTCTCTGTAAAAGGGCTGATGCAGCGCCACGTCGGCTCCCGTCGCGGCGCGCGAACCGGCGGCCATATCGGCGTCCGCGCCGTCGAGCGATGATTTAAGTTTGGATAATTCCTCTATGGGAGTGGAAAGGTCGGCGTCGGAAAAAAGTATAAACTCCATCCGCGCTTCCTCGACTCCGCGCTTTACGGAAAAGCCCTTGCCTCGGTTTACGTCACTTCTTATGAGACGCACTTTCCCGCGCGCGGCGAAACTTTCGGCCACGGCGGCGGTGCCGTCGGCGGAGCCGTCGTCCACAACCAGAATTTCAAAGTCGCCGCCGTCGGCGGCAAGATAGGCGAGCATCCGCTCTATCGTCGGTCCGAGACGTTTTTCTTCGTTAAACGCGGGTATTATTACGGAGATGTTCATATATTTGAAGCCGTCGAAAAAGTACCCAAAATGTCACCCTGAACCATTCGCTTTTGTCACCCTGAGTGAAACGAAGGGTCTCGCTTTGGCTCAGGATAAACTCCGTGAAGGGTCTCCACCCGAAGGGTGGTCGTCGGAAAACGAGATTCTTCGCGGAGTTTATCCTGAGGCATTATGAGCGAGGTTTTCTAACGGTCTCATATTTAGCGCGACAGCGCGTATCCGCCGGCTTCGCGTACCAATACAAAACCCGCCCCGCGCAGGTCGCGGTCAAATTCTGATTTTTTGGATATTACCATAACACCCTGAATATTTTTGGTTGACAGGCGCACCGGCGCGGCAGTTTTTTTTAACGCTGCGAGTTCCGGCAGTTCGCCGTGTCCCAGATATACGATTTCACGTTCCGCATAAAGAGTTATCGACGGGGACATAACCATTCCGTAGGCGACGATTTTAGCGTCCGGTTTTTCGGCGGCGGCTTCAAGCGTAAGTTCCTTAAGCGGTTTTTGAGCGGTAATCCACACTTTTTGGGCGACGAGGGGCAGCGCGATATTTGCGGCGGCCACGGAAAATACCGCCAATCCCGCGATAGCGAGCCGCGGCGCTTTTTGGCGCAAAAAGGGAACAAACGTCATCCAGAGCGCGCAGGCAAAAATCGAGGCGGCCAGCGCCGCCGGAGCCAATCCGAGCCGCGCGCCGTGCTCAAGATACGGCGCCGCGTCGGCAAGACGAGCCGCGTTGGCGTTAAGATAATTCTCGGCGAAAAGAAACGCTCCGCCTGTGACCGCTCCGACGACAGCGGCCACAAAAACCGAAAGAATCGGCAGCAAATTATTTTCACGCGATTGGCGCCGGACGAACCCGTCGAGCCAGTAACCCAGAAGCACCGCCAGGGGCGGAAACATCGGCGCGGCGTAGTTGGGAAGTTTTGTTTTCGAGAGGGAAAAAACCGCAAAAGGCACGGCCGCCGCTATAACGCAGCCCGCAAGCGCGCGGTGTTTGCGCCATCCGAGCAGCGCCTGCGGCAAAAAAGCGCTCCACGGGAAAAGCCAGAACATAGCCACGGGCAGATAGTAAAATACGCCGCCGGAATGTCCCTCAAAGGCCTTGCCGCCGAATCTTTTGAGATTATGCACCAGAAAGAAATCGCGGAAGAACTCGCCGCCCGTTCTTAACGCCGCGGCGATGTGCCAGGGCGCCGCTATCGCCAGAAACACGGCGATGC carries:
- a CDS encoding flavin reductase — its product is MHKEIPKEEFYRLINHGPCVIISSGDDKKANIAPVAWKMPLNDDPPLVAVALSEDGYTAELISATGTFVVNVPDSDLLASLLGAGKVSGRDTDKIKRFGARMANGEKIKTPHLADAVGWIECETRDKRIYEGVALFTAKVLYAAVDDGAYDGYLDPSKRPTVHHLGGGWFAQATKRIKL
- a CDS encoding glycosyl transferase family 2, with the protein product MNISVIIPAFNEEKRLGPTIERMLAYLAADGGDFEILVVDDGSADGTAAVAESFAARGKVRLIRSDVNRGKGFSVKRGVEEARMEFILFSDADLSTPIEELSKLKSSLDGADADMAAGSRAATGADVALHQPFYREMMGKVFNKIARTLTFGRIKDSQCGFKLFRKNAAKKLFALSRIDGFAFDAEIIFLAQKKGFGVVEVPVRWINNPNTRVSAVRDSVKMLVELVRIRINYMLGRYD